The Urbifossiella limnaea nucleotide sequence CAATTCCCCCCGCCGGTTCCGTCCCCGCGCGAACGTTCAACTCGCGCCGTCGGAATTCTCGGCATCTTCGGCCCGACCGGTTGCACCGGCGCGGATTGTAAACTTCGTTTGGTTAACGGCCGGTCGGCCTGGACGCACGGCGTTCGGGCACGGCAACACCGGCCGGCAACGGACCACGCCCCATGACCCCCACCCGCCGGCTCGTCCTCGCCGCCAGCGACCCGCGCCTCGCCCAGACGGTGCAGGCCCACCTCGGCCGCACCCTCGCCCTGGCGGTACCGGTCGTCCGCTTCGTGGACGTGCCGCACCTGCTCGCGCCGGACACCGACGGCGACCTGCTCCTCGTCGCGTCCGACCCCGCCGACGCCGGCCCGATCGAGACCGTCGTCCGCGAGGCGAAGGTGCAGCAGTCGCCGGCCGGCCTCGGCATCCTCGAGTCGGAGGCGGTTGCGGGGCGGCGGGCGTTCGACCACCTCGCCCCGTACCTCGCCGGCAGGTGGGGCTGGCCGCACCACGTCCGCGAGGTGACCACGTGGGCGCGGCAGGCGCAGGCGCCCGGCGGCGTCCCGTTCGCCGACCCGGCTACCGAAACGACCGCCGAGGCGATCCGCCGCAAGCTCGTCAACCACACGCCGTCGCTGACCGCGCTCGTGGACCAGCTCTGCATCGCCGCGGAGCACGACGTGACGGTCCTGATCGAGGGCGAGACCGGCACCGGCAAGACGTTCCTGGCGCGGCTCATTCACGACGGCTCGCCGCGGCGCGGCAGCCGGTTCCTCGTGGTGGCGTGCGGCACCCTGAGCGGCCACCTGATCGCCAGCGAGTTCTTCGGCCACGCCCGCGGCTCGTTCACCGGCGCCGACGGCGCGAAGGTCGGCAAGTTCGCCGCGGCCGGCGACGGCTCGCTGCTGCTGGACGAGATCGACACGCTCGGCCTCGACCACCAGGCGAACCTCCTGCGGGTCATCGAGACCGGCGAGTTCGAGCCGGTCGGCAGCAACGAGACGCAGATCAGCCGGGCGCGCGTGATCGCGGCGACGAACTGGAACCTGTCCGACGCCGTGGAGCGCGGTAGCTTCCGCCGCGACCTGTACTACCGCCTCCAGGTGCTGAGCTTTCACCTGCCGCCGCTGCGGCACCGGCCGGAGGACGTCGGGCCGCTGGTCCGCGGCATGGTGGCCCGGTACGGCACGAAGTTCGGCAAGCGGCTGTTCGGCGTGTGCCCCGAGGCGATGCGGGCGCTGGAGAGCTACCCCTGGCCGGGGAACATTCGGCAGCTCGAAAACGTCCTCCAGCAGGCGGTGCTGACGAGCAGCGGCAACGAGTTGAAGCTGCACCACCTGTCGCCGCTGGTCCACACCCGCAGCGACGTCACGACGCCGCCGCCGGGCGCGACGGCGAACTACGGCGGCACGCTGAAGCAGAGCCGCGAGTCGACGGAGCGGGTGAACATCCTGCGGGCGCTGGAGAAGGCCGGGCAGAGCCGCACGCGCGCCGCCCAGCTGCTCGGGGTGAGCCGCGTCACGCTCTACAAGAAGATGAAGAAGTACGGCCTGTTCACGCGGCCGGAGCCCGTACCGGGGTTCGAGCCGTTCCTGCCGCGCGTGGTGGGTTGATCTTTCGCCGCGGAACTGCACCGGGTTAGACTCCGCCGCGCCCACACGCGGATGGAGCCACGTCATGTGCGGGATCGTCGGGTTCACCGGCACGCGGGAGGCGTCGCCGGTGCTGCTGGAAGGGTTGCGCCGCCTCGAGTACCGCGGCTACGACAGCGCCGGCCTCGTCACCGGCACCGGGGCCGACTTCCACCTGCGGAAGAAGGCCGGCCGGCTCGCCGAGTTGGCCCGCGAAGTGATCGCCCGGCCGGCGCCCGGGTGCTACGGCATCAGCCACACCCGCTGGGCCACGCACGGCGGCGCGACCGACCGCAACGCCCACCCGCACCTCAGTACCGACCACGACATCGCCGTCGTCCACAACGGCGTCATCGAGAACTACGCCGCCCTCAAGCAGCAGCTCGTCGCCGACGGCGTCGCGTTCCGCAGCGACACCGACACCGAAGTGCTGGCCCACCTCATCGCCCGCTGCTACGACGGCGACCTGCTCCAGGCCGTGCTGCAAGCGACGGCGATGGTGAAGGGCACGTACGGCCTCGCGGTGATGAGCCGCGCCGAACCCGGCGTCATCGTCGGCGCCCGGCTCGGCAGCCCGCTCGTCGTCGGCATCGGCGCCGACGGCCACTACCTCGCCTCGGACGCGTCGGCGCTGGCGGGCTTCGCAGAAAAAGTGGTTCACCTCGGCGACCGGCAGGTCGTGCAGCTCGACGAGACGGGGTACGTCGTCCGCACCCGCGACTTCGACGCGGTGGACATGCCGGCGCTCGACATCGCCGGCTTCCTCGGCGACGGCGACGCCGAGCTGGGCGACTTCCCGCACTACATGCTGAAGGAGATTTACGAGCAGCCGGAGGCGCTGGAGAACGCCATGCGCGGCCGGCTCGACGTGGGCGACGCGACGGCCCACTTCGGCGGCCTGAACCTGTCGGCGCAGCAGCTGCGGCAGATCGACCGCGTCATCTTCACCGCCTGCGGCACGAGCTACCACGCGGGAATGGTCGGCGAGTACCTGTTCGAGGAGCTCGCGCGGGTGCCGGCCGAGGTGGAGTACGCCAGCGAGTTCCGCTACCGCAACCCGCCGATCGACCGGAACACGCTGATCTTCGCCATCACCCAGAGCGGCGAGACGGCCGACACCCTGGCCGCGCTCCGCGAGAGCAAGCGGATGGGGCACACCACGCTGGCCATCTGCAACGTGGTCGGCAGCAGCATCGCCCGCGAGGCGGACGGCGGCGTGTACCTGCACGCCGGCCCCGAGGTGGGCGTGGCGAGCACGAAGGCGTTCACCACGCAGTGCGCCGTGCTGGCGATGCTGGCCCTGTACCTCGGCCGCAGCCGGCACCTGTCGGCGGCGCAGGGCGAGAAGATCATCGCGGACCTGCAAGCGCTTCCCGACGTGCTGCGCGAGACGCTGCGGTGCCACGACCGGGTGAAGGCCATCGCCGCGAAGTACGCCGACGCGCGGAACGTGCTGTACCTCGGCCGGCAGTACCTGTACCCGGGCGCCCTCGAAGGGGCGCTGAAGCTGAAGGAGATCAGCTACATCCACGCCGAGGGTTACCCGGCGGCGGAGATGAAGCACGGGCCGATCGCGCTGGTGGACGAGCAGACGCCGAGCGTGTTCCTGGTGCCGCGGGGGGCGGTGTTCGACAAGGTGATGTCGAACATGCAGGAGATCAAGGCCCGCGGCGGCCCGGTGATCGCGGTGGCGAGCCACGGCGACCGCGAGGTGGCCGCCGTCGCCGACGACGTGATTCCCGTCCCGGACGTGCCCGAGTACTTGCAGCCGATCGTGACGGCGATCCCGCTGCAGTTGCTGGCCTACGAGATCGCGCTGCTGTGCGGCTGCGACGTGGACAAGCCGCGGAACCTGGCCAAGAGCGTGACGGTGGAGTGACGGCGGGACCGGAGGTTGGCCACATAAAGGCACGAAAAGACACAAAAAGGAAGACCGAGCCAAGAACCGGACTGTTCTTTGCCTTGATCCCTTTTTGTGTCTTTTCGTGCCTCTTTGTGGCGATACTGCTTGGCTTTGGTTCTGTATCCCACTCTACATGCTTCCCGACTGGCAGCTTCCCGCCGGCGTCGATCGCGGTTTGTGGGACTACCTCCGCGCCGCCGACATGGTCGCCGGGTACGACGCCCAAATGGCCGCGTCGCCGCTTGCCCGCGCGGATGTCGCGTTCTGCGAACGAGCCTTCCCGACGCCCGGCCGGCTCATCGACCTGGGCTGCGGCACCGGCCGGCTGTGCGTCCACTTCGCGGCGAAGGGGTACGCCTGCGTCGGCGTCG carries:
- a CDS encoding sigma-54 interaction domain-containing protein; protein product: MTPTRRLVLAASDPRLAQTVQAHLGRTLALAVPVVRFVDVPHLLAPDTDGDLLLVASDPADAGPIETVVREAKVQQSPAGLGILESEAVAGRRAFDHLAPYLAGRWGWPHHVREVTTWARQAQAPGGVPFADPATETTAEAIRRKLVNHTPSLTALVDQLCIAAEHDVTVLIEGETGTGKTFLARLIHDGSPRRGSRFLVVACGTLSGHLIASEFFGHARGSFTGADGAKVGKFAAAGDGSLLLDEIDTLGLDHQANLLRVIETGEFEPVGSNETQISRARVIAATNWNLSDAVERGSFRRDLYYRLQVLSFHLPPLRHRPEDVGPLVRGMVARYGTKFGKRLFGVCPEAMRALESYPWPGNIRQLENVLQQAVLTSSGNELKLHHLSPLVHTRSDVTTPPPGATANYGGTLKQSRESTERVNILRALEKAGQSRTRAAQLLGVSRVTLYKKMKKYGLFTRPEPVPGFEPFLPRVVG
- the glmS gene encoding glutamine--fructose-6-phosphate transaminase (isomerizing): MCGIVGFTGTREASPVLLEGLRRLEYRGYDSAGLVTGTGADFHLRKKAGRLAELAREVIARPAPGCYGISHTRWATHGGATDRNAHPHLSTDHDIAVVHNGVIENYAALKQQLVADGVAFRSDTDTEVLAHLIARCYDGDLLQAVLQATAMVKGTYGLAVMSRAEPGVIVGARLGSPLVVGIGADGHYLASDASALAGFAEKVVHLGDRQVVQLDETGYVVRTRDFDAVDMPALDIAGFLGDGDAELGDFPHYMLKEIYEQPEALENAMRGRLDVGDATAHFGGLNLSAQQLRQIDRVIFTACGTSYHAGMVGEYLFEELARVPAEVEYASEFRYRNPPIDRNTLIFAITQSGETADTLAALRESKRMGHTTLAICNVVGSSIAREADGGVYLHAGPEVGVASTKAFTTQCAVLAMLALYLGRSRHLSAAQGEKIIADLQALPDVLRETLRCHDRVKAIAAKYADARNVLYLGRQYLYPGALEGALKLKEISYIHAEGYPAAEMKHGPIALVDEQTPSVFLVPRGAVFDKVMSNMQEIKARGGPVIAVASHGDREVAAVADDVIPVPDVPEYLQPIVTAIPLQLLAYEIALLCGCDVDKPRNLAKSVTVE